In Thunnus thynnus chromosome 11, fThuThy2.1, whole genome shotgun sequence, the following proteins share a genomic window:
- the c11h3orf38 gene encoding uncharacterized protein C3orf38 homolog, translating into MSGLSKKERAGCKKILNLMSNDDLLSLSDTVTNKMIVVENITEATETILSFTKNAEELLRRKKVYRDLIFKYLAKEGVVMPPSSEKHQLVKRTLELWSSGKVVVDKSLPGETDDNRKRKSTETASVSTDMKTEASFDPLVLGQQFCQWFFQLLNSQNPSLGQQPQDWGPKHFWPDVKLHLLSRAGSEQSEEFLGAELVSLRLLALTKEERLLLSPNLEPRGLKALASPHGLVLVAVAGTIHRDTACLGIFEQIFGLIRSPLEKNSWKIKFVNLKIRGQDALGGSQMEAPALSYNSSELQLLCS; encoded by the exons ATGTCAGGACTGTCAAAAAAAGAGCGTGCTGGATGTAAAAAGATACTGAACTTAATGTCAAATGACGACCTGCTTTCACTTAGTGACACGGTTACGAATAAGATGATAGTCGTGGAGAATATTACAG AGGCGACAGAGACAATTTTGTCCTTCACTAAAAATGCTGAGGAGCTCctgagaagaaaaaaggttTATCGTGACCTCATATTCAAGTACCTGGCCAAAGAAGGGGTGGTGATGCCCCCGAGCAGCGAGAAACACCAGCTGGTGAAGAGGACGCTGGAGCTGTGGTCCTCTGGGAAG GTGGTGGTTGATAAAAgccttccaggagagacagatgacaacagaaagagaaagtccACAGAAACAGCATCTGTCTCCACGGACATGAAGACTGAGGCTAGCTTTGACCCGCTGGTCCTTGGACAACAGTTCTGCCAGTGGTTCTTCCAGCTCTTGAATAGTCAGAATCCCTCACTGGGCCAGCAACCTCAGGACTGGGGACCAAAGCACTTCTGGCCAGATGTGAAGTTGCACCTCCTCTCCAG AGCCGGCAGCGAACAGTCAGAGGAGTTCCTGGGTGCTGAACTGGTTAGCCTTCGTCTCCTGGCCTTGACCAAGGAAGAGCGCCTCCTTCTCAGCCCCAACCTGGAGCCTCGGGGCCTCAAGGCGCTGGCCTCCCCACACGGCCTGGTGCTGGTGGCCGTGGCTGGGACCATCCACAGAGATACAGCTTGTCTGGGTATCTTCGAGCAAATATTTGGCCTCATCCGCTCCCcactggagaaaaacagctgGAAGATCAAGTTTGTCAACCTGAAGATCAGAGGGCAGGATGCTCTGGGCGGGTCACAGATGGAAGCACCCGCCTTGAGTTACAACTCTAGTGAACTGCAGCTTCTCTGCAGTTGA
- the zgc:152951 gene encoding uncharacterized protein zgc:152951 has product MGEFESNASGRVTVYSIQGCPHCMQAKATLGHLGVPVCDVDIGRHPELRARVKELTGRSTVPQIFFNSVHVGGNDDLQKLAPEELERLVNLVKDEPLPTDAPPLPEGNQLEDTAGEPDGEFQCERDEFADLVEDLKHGSVIGNHRRGLTLYKKSFSGDQLVDWLQKEKGMGRAQAFNTGQAFLQKKYMVSVRGGGQQDGSFGEGKDSGETLYRLLEDDPHSALNAGQTAACSPIQAADLSLLLREMILKLFSEHLSADGKSVDYKGMSTNPAFERYCELAIQLQRVELLSLSREEKLAFFINIYNTLVIHGNLRLGAPTNMWQRYRFFNYVSYLIGGEVFTLQDIENGVLRGNRKGVAQLRRPFSKSDPRLQVALPDAEPLIHFALNCGAKGCPPIKTYTPQDIDSQLRVAAEAFLENDDGCVVDSGKREVRLSQIFKWYKADFGGTDEKLLSWVLEHMGDSPKKTSLQGILSAGKTKVSFLPYDWSTNSSH; this is encoded by the exons ATGGGGGAGTTTGAAAGCAACGCTTCGGGCCGGGTAACAGTGTACTCCATCCAAGGCTGCCCACACTGCATGCAGGCGAAGGCCACCCTGGGGCATTTGGGAGTACCAGTATGTGATGTGGACATTGGGAGGCATCCAGAGCTAAGGGCCCGGGTGAAGGAGCTGACAGGACGGAGCACAGTCCCTCAGATTTTCTTCAACAGCGTTCATGTCGGGGGCAACGATGACCTGCAGAAATTG GCTCCCGAGGAGCTTGAGAGGTTGGTGAATCTGGTCAAGGATGAGCCTCTTCCAACAGATGCTCCACCGCTACCGGAGGGGAACCAATTAGAGGACACAGCTGGGGAGCCTGATGGAG AGTTTCAGTGTGAGAGAGATGAGTTTGCGGACCTGGTAGAGGACCTCAAACATGGCAGTGTGATTGGCAATCATAGAAGGGGACTGACTTTATACAAAAAGAGCTTCTCAGGTGATCAACTGGTTGACTGGCTGCAGAAAGAGAAGGGAATGG GCAGGGCTCAGGCCTTTAATACTGGCCAGGCATTCTTGCAGAAGAAGTACATGGTCAGTGTGCGTGGCGGTGGGCAGCAGGATGGCAGTTTTGGAGAAGGGAAGGACAGCGGGGAGACACTTTACAGGCTGCTGGAGGATGACCCTCATTCAGCCCTCAACGCAGGACAGACGGCAGCCTGCAGTCCCATCCAGG ctgCTGATCTCTCTTTGCTTTTACGAGAGATGATTCTGAAATTGTTCTCTGAGCATCTCTCTGCTGATGGCAAG TCTGTGGACTATAAAGGCATGTCAACGAACCCTGCGTTTGAACGTTACTGTGAGCTGGCCATTCAGCTTCAGAGGGTGGAGTTGCTTTCGCTGAGCCGGGAGGAGAAGCTGGCCTTCTTCATCAACATCTACAATACCTTGGTCATCCATGGGAATCTACGTCTGGGGGCCCCAACCAACATGTGGCAAAGATACAGA TTCTTCAACTATGTGAGCTACCTGATTGGAGGAGAAGTGTTTACGTTACAGGACATTGAGAACGGTGTTCTGAGAGGGAACAGAAAAGGTGTCGCACAGCTTCGGAGACCCTTCTCCAAATCAGACCCACGGCTACAA GTGGCTCTTCCAGATGCTGAACCCCTTATCCACTTTGCCTTGAACTGTGGTGCAAAGGGCTGCCCACCAATTAAAACGTACACCCCACAG GACATCGACAGCCAGCTCCGCGTAGCGGCCGAGGCCTTCCTGGAGAATGATGACGGCTGTGTGGTGGATTCTGGGAAAAGAGAAGTGCGACTCAGTCAGATATTCAAATGGTACAAGGCCGACTTTGGAGGCACTGATGAGAAG CTGCTGAGTTGGGTGCTTGAGCACATGGGAGACTCCCCAAAGAAGACCAGCTTGCAAGGCATCCTTTCTGCCGGGAAGACCAAAGTGAGCTTCCTCCCTTACGACTGGAGCACCAACAGCAGCCACTGA